The Knoellia sp. S7-12 region TGCGCTGCCACTGTTCGAGCCACCACCGGCCGCACGACCCGGGAGGGTACGCGGCGGGTTCACGATGACCCCCACAACGGTCGACCGGCACGATCCGATCGTCGCGCCTCGGATGCTGCCCCGCCCGTATGCGGGCGACCTGGACTGGGGTTTGGTCGCCGCGTTCCGGCAACAGGCCTCGGACCGGCTCAGCGCCGCTCTGGGCGAGGACCGTGGCCACCTCACTGTCGCAGCGCAACGCGACCGAGGCCGCTCGATCATCGTCGAGCTGCTCGAAGGCGAGGCGGCCGAACGGATTGACGTGGGTGCCCCCACCTGGTCCCCGGCGGAGGAGGCCGCGATGGCCACCGCGGTCGACAACGCACTGTTCGGGCTGGGCCGTCTTCAGCCGTTGGTGGACGACGACACGGTGGAGAACATCATCATCACCGGCCACGACCAGGTCACCCTCGAGCTTGTTGACGGGCGAATGGTTCCCGGCCCGGCGGTGGCCGACTCCGACGCCGAACTCATCGACTTCCTCGTCTTCCTCGCCTCCCGAAGCGAGGTCAACGCCCGCCCGTTCTCCCAGGCGCAGCCTCGGCTGCACCTGCGCCTGGACGGCGGGGCCCGGCTCGCCGCTGCCGCGTGGGTGACCCCGCGCCCGTCGGTAGTGATCCGCCGGCACCGGCTCCGCCGGGTCACCTTGGGCGACCTCGTGCAGCGCGGGGCGATGTCCGAGCTGGCGGCGTCGTTCCTGTCCGCCGCGGTCCGCGCCCGGCGCAGCATCGTCGTCACCGGAGCGCAGGGCGCTGGCAAGACCACTCTGGTACGGGCCTTGTGTGCGGAGATTCCCAAGCATGAGGCGATCGGCACCTTCGAGACCGAATACGAGCTGCACCTGCACGAGCTCAGGGACCAGCACCCGATCGTGTTTGCGTGGGAGGCCCGCCCCGGCTCCGGTGAACGAGGCCCGGACGGTCGGCAGGCGGGCGAGTTCACCCTGTCCGAGGCCCTGTTCGACTCGTTCCGGTTCAACCTGTCCCGGCAGATCGTCGGGGAGGTCCGCGGACATGAGATCCTCGCGATGCTCAAGGCGATGGAGTCCGGAGCAGGGTCGATCTCCACCACGCACGCACCGTCCGCGGAGGGTGCGATCGGCAAGCTCGTTACCTGCGCGATGGAAGCCGGCCCGCACGTCACCCACGACTACGCGGTGCGCGCCATCGCGTCCGCGATCGACGTCGTGGTCCACGTGCACCTGGAGACCACCCCCATGGCGGATGGGACCCCGCAACGGCAACGGTGGGTCGCCGAGATCATCACCGTCACCGGCGGGGAGCGGGAGAAGGGGTACGCCGTTCAGCACGTGTTCCGCACCGCCCCCGGCGAACGCGAAGCCACCCCGCACGTCCTGGACGACGCATACCGGGACCTGGCCCGCTGGGGTTTCGACCTGGATGCGTTCTACGCCACCGCCCGGGGAGCCGCATCATGACCGCGTTCCTCCCAGCGCTGGCCGGCGCGCTAATCGTCGCCGGCATCATCGGCATGGCCGTCGGGCTGCACCCGGTCCCGCCCCGTGCAGCCGCGCCCACCACACCCATGCCAGGCGTCAAGCGGGTCACGTCCATGTCGCGGCGGACCCGGATGCTGCTGCTGGCCGGAACCGCCACCGGGCTTCTGGTGGCCGGGGCGACCGGATGGGTGGTCGCGGTCTTGGTCGTCCCGGCCGCGGCCGCCGGCCTCCCGGTGCTGCTGTCCGCGCCGCCGGCATCGGCCAAGATCGACCGGCTCGAGGCGATGGAGGAGTGGACCCGCTCCCTGTCCGGGGTCCTGACCGCCGGCGTCGGCCTCGAGCAGGCCCTCATCTCGACCCTGCGTTCCACACCGGACCCGATCCGTCCCGAGGTGACCAGGTTGGCGTCTCGGCTACGGGCCCGGTGGACCACCGAAGACGCCCTTCGGGCGTTCGCCGATGACCTCGACGACGCCACCGGCGACGTCGTCGCCGCCAACCTCATCCTCGGCGCCCGACGCCGCGGCGCAGGTTTAGCCAGTGTCCTGAACGCCCTGGCCGAGTCCGTCGCGGCCGACGTGCGGGCACGCCGCGAGATTGAGGCCGACCGCGCCAAACCGCGCGCCACCGCCCGCTGGGTCACCCTCATCACCGTCAGCGTCCTGGCTTTCCTCGCCCTGACGGGTGAGTACGTCGCCCCGTTCGGCACCCCGCTCGGGCAGGTACTGCTGGTGCTGCTGCTGTCGCTGTACGTGGCGACGTTGGTGTGGATGCGGCGCATGGCCACCGGCGCACCGCTGCCGCGGTTCGTTGGCGCGGCTGCTCGAGCGGCGGCTAGCTGATGGTCACCGGGCTGCAGCTCGCGATTGTCGCCGGGGCCCTGGTCGGTCTGGGCGGTGTCCTACTCGTCTGGCATCTCTTCCCGGCGCACCCGGACCTTCGTGACGCACTGGAGCGGCTCTCCCCGGATCAGGCCCGTCGCCGCACCCAGACCGTGGGTGCCGCGACCGACTCCACGCAGCGTCTGGGGTTGTGGGGCATGAAGGTCCTGCCCGCGACAGTGTGGGGTCGGGCCCCGGTTCGGGAGCTGGCGATCCTGCGCAAACCGGTGTCCCGGTTCTACGGGGAGAAGATCCTGTTCGCTCTGGTCGGGGTGGCGATCCCACCGTTGCTGAGCACGGTCTTCACGCTGGGCGGGGCCAACCTGCCGTTCGTCATCCCGGTCGTGGCCACGATCGGGTTCGCGGCGGCGATGTTCTTCCTGCCCGACTACAACGTGCGCGACGACGCCAAACGCGCCCGCGCCGATTTCTCCCGCGCGTTGGGCGCCTACATCGACCTCGTCGCCCTCGAACGCAACAACGGCGCCGGCCCCCGCCAGGCGATGGAGGCCGCGGCCGCGGTCGGCGACTCGTGGGTGTTCCGCCGCTTGACCGAGGAACTGGCCCGCACCCGCTGGTCCGGCCTGACCCCGTGGGAGGCGTTGCGTGCCCTCGGCGACGAGCTGGGCCTGCCCGAACTGGACGACCTCGCCGACATCATGCGCCTGTCCGGGGAGGAAGGCGCCCAGGTGTACGCCCAACTGCGGGCCCGCTCCGCCGGGATGCGCACCGCGATGCTCAACACGGAGAAGGCCAAGGCCAACGAGATCGGTGAACGCATGTCCATCCCGATGAGCCTGCTCGGCGTCATCTTCCTGGCCATCCTCGTCGCCCCCGCCCTGCTGCGCGTCATGGGCGGTGCCCCGTGATGCTCCCGCCCGCCCCAGACCCGCTACCCGAGAACACAGTCAAGACTCTGCGTCCACGCCGCCCGGCCGGGAGCAGCACAAAGAAAGGAACACCCGTCATGCACCACCTCGCCGCAGCCCTGCACACCCTCGGCATCCGCCTGCGCCACCGAGCATCGACTCGCCCCGAACGGGGGTCGGTGACCATGGAGCAGGTCCTGTGGGCCGTGGCCGTCATCGCCATCGTGGGGATCGTCGTTCTCGCGATCACGAGCTACGTCACCCGCGAAGCCGCAAAGATCAACTGAGTCTGATCCCCGTGACCCGTCCGCACCTGCTCTACCTGCCCGCGCGCCAGCGTGCGCGACGGGCGTGGTGGCGTGAGCGGGGGTCGGCATCGATCCAGATGGCGCTGATCATGCCGGCCCTGTTCTCGGTGATGTTTCTGGGGATGCAGGCCGCCCTGCACTACCACGCCCGCACCATTGCTATGGCCGCCGCACAAGAAGGGGCACGTGCCGCCGGCGCCGAGGACGGCACCACCAGCGCCGGGGTCGCCGCCGCGACGAGCTACGTCACCGACACCGGCGGCGACTCCCTCACCCGACCCACCGTCACCGGCACCCGCACTGCCACTACGGCGTCCGTAACTGTGCGCGGGGTCGCGCTCAGCGTCATCCCCGGGTGGCAGCCGACGATCACCCAGTCCGCCACCGTGCCCGTGGAGAGGATCACCGGATGAGGCGCCGCCCCGAAACCGGGTCCGCTGCGATCGAGACCGCGGTGGGTCTACCCGCGTTCATGCTCTTCGTCGCACTCGTCCTCCTTGGCGGGCGCCTGGCCATCGCCACACAGGCCGTACAGGCGTCCGCATCGGAGGCCGCCCGCGTCGCCTCCATCGCCCGCAGCCCCGGTGCCGCCAACGGCGACGCGACCACGGCCGCCGCCGCCAGCCTGGCCAACCAGAACGTGCGCTGTGTGCAGTCCACCGTCACCCTGAACACCACCGGTTTTAACGCCCCCGTCGGCGGCCCCGCGCAAACCACCGCCACCGTGCGGTGCGTCGTAAACCTCGCCGACCTGTCCCTGCCCGGCATACCCGGCACCAGGACCGTGACCGCCACCGCCAGCTCACCGATCGACACCTACCGGGAGCGCTGACATGACCGACCACCACCCCACGACACAGCAGCGGGAACGCGGCTCGGTGACCCTCTGGTTGGCCACCTGCGGGTTCGCCATGATCGTCGTCGTTGGGCTGGCAGTTGACCTCGGCGGTCAGGTCCAGGCCCAACAACGCGCCCGGAGTCTCGCGGCGCAGGCTGCCCGCACCGGTGGGCAGCAGCTGCAGCCCGGCCCCGCGATCCGCGGCGAGGCCGCCGCCGCAGACCGGACACGGGCAGTCCAAGCGGCTCGCGCCTACCTGGCCGCCACCGACGTGACCGGCACCGTCGAGGTTTCCGGCAGCGACACCATCACCGTGACCACGACCGACACCTACGCCACCACGTTCCTGGGAATCATCGGCCTCAACACCCTGACCGTCACCGGCAACGCTCAGGCCCGCATTACCCGATCCGTGGAAGGAGTCGAACAGTGACCGCCCGCCACCGCATCATCGGGCTGCTCGCCACCGCCGGCGTGCTGACGATCGTGGCCGGGATGCCCGCCGTCCTGCTCGCCATCGGCGCCACCCCGGCCCCCACCACCGTCCCCACCTGGGACGCGGTCGTCGACGCCCTCACCCGTCCCGACGACGGCACCCTCGCAGTGAAGGCGCTGAGCGTGCTCGCGTGGGGGACATGGCTGTTCCTGACCGGCACCATCCTCTTGGAGATCAGCGCACGTGTGCGCGGGCTGACCGCCCCCCCACTTCCGGGTCTGGCGCTGCCGCAGGCGGCCGCTCGTGGTCTGGTCAGTGCCGCTGTCCTGCTGTTCGTCGCCGGACCCTCCCTTACGACCGCACCGACCGCGGCCGCCGCCACCGCACCGGTGTCGCCCGCCGCGACGCAGGTCCACAAGGTCACTGCCGCAACCTCTCCGCCGGTTGCGCCCAAATCCGCGACTCGAGCGGACCCGACAAGACGGGAGCACACCGTCACCGGCGGGGAGTCGCTGTGGTCCATCGCGCAGGACCACCTCGGCGACGGAGCCCGCTACCCCGAGATCGCCGCCCTCAACAGACGCATTCTGGCCGGCCGGCCCGCCTTCCTCCTGCCCGGAACGGTGCTCGCCCTGCCCGCCCCCCACCGGCCGGATGCAGCCGCGGGGGAGGAGCGAACGTACATCGTGCGGAGGGGGGACACCCTCTCCGGTATCGC contains the following coding sequences:
- a CDS encoding type II secretion system F family protein, which codes for MTAFLPALAGALIVAGIIGMAVGLHPVPPRAAAPTTPMPGVKRVTSMSRRTRMLLLAGTATGLLVAGATGWVVAVLVVPAAAAGLPVLLSAPPASAKIDRLEAMEEWTRSLSGVLTAGVGLEQALISTLRSTPDPIRPEVTRLASRLRARWTTEDALRAFADDLDDATGDVVAANLILGARRRGAGLASVLNALAESVAADVRARREIEADRAKPRATARWVTLITVSVLAFLALTGEYVAPFGTPLGQVLLVLLLSLYVATLVWMRRMATGAPLPRFVGAAARAAAS
- a CDS encoding pilus assembly protein TadG-related protein — its product is MTDHHPTTQQRERGSVTLWLATCGFAMIVVVGLAVDLGGQVQAQQRARSLAAQAARTGGQQLQPGPAIRGEAAAADRTRAVQAARAYLAATDVTGTVEVSGSDTITVTTTDTYATTFLGIIGLNTLTVTGNAQARITRSVEGVEQ
- a CDS encoding ATPase, T2SS/T4P/T4SS family; the encoded protein is MTPTTVDRHDPIVAPRMLPRPYAGDLDWGLVAAFRQQASDRLSAALGEDRGHLTVAAQRDRGRSIIVELLEGEAAERIDVGAPTWSPAEEAAMATAVDNALFGLGRLQPLVDDDTVENIIITGHDQVTLELVDGRMVPGPAVADSDAELIDFLVFLASRSEVNARPFSQAQPRLHLRLDGGARLAAAAWVTPRPSVVIRRHRLRRVTLGDLVQRGAMSELAASFLSAAVRARRSIVVTGAQGAGKTTLVRALCAEIPKHEAIGTFETEYELHLHELRDQHPIVFAWEARPGSGERGPDGRQAGEFTLSEALFDSFRFNLSRQIVGEVRGHEILAMLKAMESGAGSISTTHAPSAEGAIGKLVTCAMEAGPHVTHDYAVRAIASAIDVVVHVHLETTPMADGTPQRQRWVAEIITVTGGEREKGYAVQHVFRTAPGEREATPHVLDDAYRDLARWGFDLDAFYATARGAAS
- a CDS encoding type II secretion system F family protein codes for the protein MVTGLQLAIVAGALVGLGGVLLVWHLFPAHPDLRDALERLSPDQARRRTQTVGAATDSTQRLGLWGMKVLPATVWGRAPVRELAILRKPVSRFYGEKILFALVGVAIPPLLSTVFTLGGANLPFVIPVVATIGFAAAMFFLPDYNVRDDAKRARADFSRALGAYIDLVALERNNGAGPRQAMEAAAAVGDSWVFRRLTEELARTRWSGLTPWEALRALGDELGLPELDDLADIMRLSGEEGAQVYAQLRARSAGMRTAMLNTEKAKANEIGERMSIPMSLLGVIFLAILVAPALLRVMGGAP
- a CDS encoding TadE family protein → MTRPHLLYLPARQRARRAWWRERGSASIQMALIMPALFSVMFLGMQAALHYHARTIAMAAAQEGARAAGAEDGTTSAGVAAATSYVTDTGGDSLTRPTVTGTRTATTASVTVRGVALSVIPGWQPTITQSATVPVERITG
- a CDS encoding TadE family protein, whose product is MRRRPETGSAAIETAVGLPAFMLFVALVLLGGRLAIATQAVQASASEAARVASIARSPGAANGDATTAAAASLANQNVRCVQSTVTLNTTGFNAPVGGPAQTTATVRCVVNLADLSLPGIPGTRTVTATASSPIDTYRER